Proteins from one Salvelinus sp. IW2-2015 linkage group LG9, ASM291031v2, whole genome shotgun sequence genomic window:
- the LOC111968509 gene encoding cofilin-2 → MASGVTVSDEVIKVFNDMKVRKSSSTEDVKKRKKAVLFCLSDDKKKIVVEEGKWILVGDIGESVDDPYACFVKLLPLNDCRYGLYDATYETKESKKEDLVFIFWAPEGAPLKSKMIYASSKDAIKKKFTGIKHEWQVNGLDDIQDRATLADKLGGNVVVSLEGLPL, encoded by the exons ATG GCCTCTGGTGTCACTGTCAGCGATGAAGTCATCAAGGTCTTCAATGACATGAAAGTCAGGAAGTCATCCTCTACCGAAGATGTAAAAAAGCGTAAAAAGGCTGTGCTGTTTTGCCTCAGCGATGACAAGAAGAAGATTGTTGTGGAAGAGGGCAAGTGGATTCTGGTTGGTGACATTGGGGAGTCGGTGGACGACCCATACGCCTGCTTCGTCAAGCTTCTACCTCTCAACGATTGCAGATACGGCTTATACGATGCCACATACGAAACAAAAGAATCCAAGAAAGAAGACCTGGTATTTATATTTTG GGCACCTGAGGGTGCTCCCTTGAAAAGCAAGATGATCTACGCTAGCTCTAAAGATGCCATTAAAAAGAAGTTCACAG GTATCAAACACGAATGGCAAGTCAACGGATTAGACGATATCCAGGACCGCGCCACCCTGGCAGACAAGTTGGGAGGAAACGTGGTGGTATCACTCGAAGGGTTACCATTGTAA